One genomic region from Pogoniulus pusillus isolate bPogPus1 chromosome 40, bPogPus1.pri, whole genome shotgun sequence encodes:
- the RARA gene encoding retinoic acid receptor alpha isoform X2, with product MYEGAAVAGLPPGPFLRMDFYGPGRGCLLPERGPPAPRGAPRRPPPWSSSGRSVETQSTSSEEIVPSPPSPPPLPRIYKPCFVCQDKSSGYHYGVSACEGCKGFFRRSIQKNMVYTCHRDKNCIINKVTRNRCQYCRLQKCFEVGMSKESVRNDRNKKKKDVPKPECSESYIITPEVEELIEKVRKAHQETFPALCQLGKYTTNNSSEQRVSLDIDLWDKFSELSTKCIIKTVEFAKQLPGFTTLTIADQITLLKAACLDILILRICTRYTPEQDTMTFSDGLTLNRTQMHNAGFGPLTDLVFAFANQLLPLEMDDAETGLLSAICLICGDRQDLEQPDRVDKLQEPLLEALKIYVRKRRPNKPHMFPKMLMKITDLRSISAKGAERVITLKMEIPGSMPPLIQEMLENSEGMDTLGGQPGGPRASSLGPPPGSCSPSLSPSSNRSSPATHSP from the exons ATGTACGAGGGAGCGGCGGTGGCGGGGCTGCCCCCCGGCCCCTTCCTCCGGATGGATTTCtacgggccgggccggggctgtTTGCTACCGGAGCGTGGCCCCCCCGCGCCCCGCGGGGCTCCCCGCCGCCCCCCGCCTTGGAGCAGCTCCGGCCGCT CCGTCGAGACGCAGAGCACCAGCTCGGAGGAGATCGTGCCCAGCCCGCCCTCGCCCCCGCCCCTGCCCCGCATCTACAAGCCCTGCTTCGTGTGCCAGGACAAGTCCTCGGGGTACCACTACGGGGTCAGCGCCTGCGAGGGCTGCAAG GGCTTCTTCCgccgcagcatccagaagaacatGGTGTACACGTGCCACCGGGACAAGAACTGCATCATCAACAAGGTGACCCGCAACCGGTGCCAGTACTGCCGCCTCCAGAAGTGCTTCGAAGTTGGCATGTCCAAGGAGT CCGTCCGCAATGACCGgaacaagaagaagaaagatgTGCCCAAGCCAGAGTGCTCGGAGAGCTACATCATCACCCCCGAGGTGGAGGAGCTGATCGAGAAGGTGCGCAAAGCCCACCAGGAGaccttccctgccctctgccagctcgGCAAATACACTACG AACAACAGCTCGGAGCAGAGAGTGTCCCTGGACATCGACCTGTGGGACAAGTTCAGCGAGCTCTCCACCAAGTGCATCATCAAGACGGTGGAGTTCGccaagcagctgccaggcttcaccacgCTCACCATCGCCGACCAGATCACGCTGCTCAAAGCCGCCTGCCTCGACATCCTG ATCCTGCGGATCTGTACCCGCTACACGCCGGAGCAGGACACGATGACCTTCTCGGATGGGCTGACGCTGAACCGCACCCAGATGCACAACGCAGGCTTCGGGCCCCTCACCGACCTGGTGTTCGCCTTCGCcaaccagctgctgcccctggagatGGACGACGCCGAGACCGGGCTGCTCAGTGCCATCTGCCTCATCTGCGGAG accGGCAggacctggagcagcctgacagAGTGGACAAGCTGCAGGAGCCGCTGCTGGAGGCGCTGAAGATCTacgtgaggaagaggaggcccaACAAGCCCCACATGTTCCCCAAGATGCTCATGAAGATCACAGATCTCCGCAGCATCAGCGCCAAGG GCGCCGAGCGGGTGATCACGCTGAAGATGGAGATCCCGGGCTCGATGCCACCTCTCAtccaggagatgctggagaactcGGAGGGCATGGACACGCTGGGGGGACAGCCAGGTGGTCCCcgtgccagcagcctggggccccctccgggcagctgcagcccaagccTCTCGCCCAGCTCCAAccgcagcagccctgccacgcACTCGCCGTGA
- the GJD3 gene encoding gap junction delta-3 protein, producing MGEWGFLSSLLDAVQEHSPMVGRFWLVVMLLFRILVLATVGSDVFEDEQEEFVCNTQQPGCKPVCYDAAFPISHYRFLVFHIVVLSAPAALFVIFAVHQAAKPGRGGAPGQRARRLQPFYVGSVVARIAAELGFLLGQALLYGFRVQPLFVCRRRPCPHRVDCFVSRPTEKTVFIHFYFVVGLVSALLSLAELAHLLRKAPPPRAGCCQRPQERAPAPGQPAGAAEESLCHPGASPPRGDLTV from the coding sequence ATGGGCGAGTGGGGCTTCCTGAGCTCGCTGCTGGACGCCGTGCAGGAGCACTCGCCCATGGTGGGCAGGTTCTGGCTGGTGGTGATGCTCCTCTTCCGCATCCTGGTCCTGGCCACGGTGGGCAGCGACGTCTTCGAGGACGAGCAGGAGGAGTTCGTCTGCAACacgcagcagcctggctgcaaaCCTGTCTGCTACGACGCCGCCTTCCCCATCTCCCACTACCGCTTCCTCGTCTTCCACATCGTCGTGCTCTCGGCTCCCGCCGCCCTCTTCGTCATCTTCGCCGTGCACCAGGCGGCCAAACCGGGGCGCGGGGGAGCCCCTGGCCAGCGTGCCCGCCGCCTGCAGCCCTTCTACGTGGGCAGCGTGGTTGCTCGCATCGCGGCCGAGCTGGGCTTCCTGCTGGGCCAGGCGCTGCTCTACGGCTTCAGGGTGCAGCCTCTCTTCGTCTGCCGCCGCCGGCCCTGCCCGCACCGGGTCGACTGCTTCGTGTCCCGCCCCACCGAGAAAACCGTCTTCATCCACTTCTACTTCGTGGTGGGGCTGGTCTCGGcgctgctcagcctggcagaaCTCGCCCACCTGCTGCGCAAGGCTCCCCCTCCCCGGGCCGGGTGCTGCCAGCGGCCGCAGGAGCGGGCACCGGCTCCCGGGCAGCCGGCGGGGGCGGCGGAGGAGTCGCTGTGCCACCCTGGTGCCTCCCCGCCGCGGGGGGACCTGACCGTGTAG
- the RARA gene encoding retinoic acid receptor alpha isoform X1, with translation MASNSSSCPTPGGGHLNGYPVPPYAFFFPHMLGGLSPPSTLAGIQHQLPVSGYSTPSPATVETQSTSSEEIVPSPPSPPPLPRIYKPCFVCQDKSSGYHYGVSACEGCKGFFRRSIQKNMVYTCHRDKNCIINKVTRNRCQYCRLQKCFEVGMSKESVRNDRNKKKKDVPKPECSESYIITPEVEELIEKVRKAHQETFPALCQLGKYTTNNSSEQRVSLDIDLWDKFSELSTKCIIKTVEFAKQLPGFTTLTIADQITLLKAACLDILILRICTRYTPEQDTMTFSDGLTLNRTQMHNAGFGPLTDLVFAFANQLLPLEMDDAETGLLSAICLICGDRQDLEQPDRVDKLQEPLLEALKIYVRKRRPNKPHMFPKMLMKITDLRSISAKGAERVITLKMEIPGSMPPLIQEMLENSEGMDTLGGQPGGPRASSLGPPPGSCSPSLSPSSNRSSPATHSP, from the exons ATGGCCagcaacagcagctcctgccccacgCCTGGAGGCGGGCACCTCAATGGCTACCCTGTGCCCCCCTAcgcctttttcttcccccacaTGCTGGGGGGGCTCTCACCGCCCAGCACACTGGCTGGCATCCAGCACCAGCTGCCCGTCAGCGGATACAGCACCCCCTCACCTGCCA CCGTCGAGACGCAGAGCACCAGCTCGGAGGAGATCGTGCCCAGCCCGCCCTCGCCCCCGCCCCTGCCCCGCATCTACAAGCCCTGCTTCGTGTGCCAGGACAAGTCCTCGGGGTACCACTACGGGGTCAGCGCCTGCGAGGGCTGCAAG GGCTTCTTCCgccgcagcatccagaagaacatGGTGTACACGTGCCACCGGGACAAGAACTGCATCATCAACAAGGTGACCCGCAACCGGTGCCAGTACTGCCGCCTCCAGAAGTGCTTCGAAGTTGGCATGTCCAAGGAGT CCGTCCGCAATGACCGgaacaagaagaagaaagatgTGCCCAAGCCAGAGTGCTCGGAGAGCTACATCATCACCCCCGAGGTGGAGGAGCTGATCGAGAAGGTGCGCAAAGCCCACCAGGAGaccttccctgccctctgccagctcgGCAAATACACTACG AACAACAGCTCGGAGCAGAGAGTGTCCCTGGACATCGACCTGTGGGACAAGTTCAGCGAGCTCTCCACCAAGTGCATCATCAAGACGGTGGAGTTCGccaagcagctgccaggcttcaccacgCTCACCATCGCCGACCAGATCACGCTGCTCAAAGCCGCCTGCCTCGACATCCTG ATCCTGCGGATCTGTACCCGCTACACGCCGGAGCAGGACACGATGACCTTCTCGGATGGGCTGACGCTGAACCGCACCCAGATGCACAACGCAGGCTTCGGGCCCCTCACCGACCTGGTGTTCGCCTTCGCcaaccagctgctgcccctggagatGGACGACGCCGAGACCGGGCTGCTCAGTGCCATCTGCCTCATCTGCGGAG accGGCAggacctggagcagcctgacagAGTGGACAAGCTGCAGGAGCCGCTGCTGGAGGCGCTGAAGATCTacgtgaggaagaggaggcccaACAAGCCCCACATGTTCCCCAAGATGCTCATGAAGATCACAGATCTCCGCAGCATCAGCGCCAAGG GCGCCGAGCGGGTGATCACGCTGAAGATGGAGATCCCGGGCTCGATGCCACCTCTCAtccaggagatgctggagaactcGGAGGGCATGGACACGCTGGGGGGACAGCCAGGTGGTCCCcgtgccagcagcctggggccccctccgggcagctgcagcccaagccTCTCGCCCAGCTCCAAccgcagcagccctgccacgcACTCGCCGTGA